Genomic DNA from Cydia fagiglandana chromosome 3, ilCydFagi1.1, whole genome shotgun sequence:
CAGGGCACTTTTCGTCCAAACAATCACATAGATCTTTACCTGTGGCCGCTATTTCACCATGTTCGTTATATATTGATTTACTTTTACGACTGAAATTACAAAACACGAATTAGATTTGAGTTTTATGTCTAATAATTAAATCAACGGTATCAGGACAGTGATCCACATACTTTCCAAAATAGTTTTTACGGTTCAGCTTACGACGTTCACGCTCAGATGTTACTGGGTCAAAGTTGTCTAGAAAATGCATTTTTCCGGTCTTCTTAGTAGCACTAATGTTTGCTGTTTACAGATTATACTTTTTAAATGTTAGTAAAATTCAGGCCCTGATCTTTTCAAGTTTTCACTCTCAAGTTTTCAGCTCTGCTTTCAGCTTATGACTTTGACACtttgccattttttttttaacaattatggcctggagaCACTTTGCCCCAGTGAATTGACATATTTCACACACCATTCAcaccatagacttataatatataaagacgtagtctcagcgagctgtcactgttgccacttttgtttagtgtacgattaacaatgcggcccacgttgctgtagccatgtcgataaagtcatatcgataaactatcgacatttcttgcaattttaatttaacttcaaaggcttaacgatacctaaaatgaccaaaaacgcttttattctttattgtggttgtcagatcacaattttatagtcacgccccagcagggaaccaagggaaagttcagatatttaattaaaatacataaatacctcctaaaataggtttccgcaataattgaattatattattatattataatatattcattatccattagcatttcaattatgtttatgtttaacgaagatattgaagcttcaattaatcgctatttcgttccgctgtgtagcgtttatcgatatataacatgattaaaatcgacttttcacatccctaaaagagcacacatatacgcttttacgcacacatacacagcctgggcgcatcaagaaaggcaacacttgatttgaagtccaccttgtcaactgttatggttgtccttttttgacaaacggcatttttaaaagagcgaggagagagaaatgatactagttgctgcgccttgaaagagaacagaaaaggttgggcccttgattCACACGAGTGAGTTCATAAAActgtaacagactaccgcaccgcaccgcgaccgtGGTGCGCCGCACCCATAACTGAGAGCGAGTGAGATATCGCACCAAGGTCGCCGTGCGATGCAGTAGTCTGTTACGGTTATAGAATTTTTTTCTATAGATGTGCTATACGCGTGCCCTCGTAAGGGACGGAACTTGGACGGTACCTACgcaatacattttttattatacctatGCCATTAACGTCTCGAATGGTCTCCAAGTTTTGTTGGATCGTGTGATacattctaatatatttttccACCTAGCAACAATTTTCGGTATAATCAGGGGTGCgaacatagacataatatatatatagacgtagtctcagcgagctgtcactgttgccactttt
This window encodes:
- the LOC134680153 gene encoding ARL14 effector protein gives rise to the protein MHFLDNFDPVTSERERRKLNRKNYFGNRKSKSIYNEHGEIAATGKDLCDCLDEKCPGCHFPCPKCSSCKCGHECRINRKWMYDRIEIEGNDAIIKNEYKHK